A part of Gossypium hirsutum isolate 1008001.06 chromosome A07, Gossypium_hirsutum_v2.1, whole genome shotgun sequence genomic DNA contains:
- the LOC121203692 gene encoding secreted RxLR effector protein 161-like, which translates to MYIVSVLSKFLHCASEIHMIAAKRVYLKGTLAKGINFSKVEKFKLQGYFDSYWVGSLDNMRSTLGYCFTFGSGCFSWCSRKQEMVAQSTAKAKFIVATTTVNQVVWLKKIMDDLHLRQEGSIEVFVDN; encoded by the coding sequence ATGTATATTGTAAGTGTTTTGTCCAAATTTCTTCATTGTGCAAGTGAAATTCATATGATTGCTGCAAAGAGGGTATACTTGAAGGGGACACTTGCAAAAGGAATCAATTTTAGCAAAGTTGAGAAGTTCAAGTTGCAAGGCTATTTTGATAGTTATTGGGTTGGATCACTAGATAATATGAGAAGCACTTTAGGCTATTGCTTCACATTTGGGTCAGGTTGCTTCTCTTGGTGTTCAAGAAAGCAAGAGATGGTGGCTCAATCAACTGCAAAAGCTAAATTCATTGTAGCTACAACTACTGTAAATCAAGTTGTATGGCTGAAGAAGATAATGGATGATCTACATTTGAGACAAGAGGGAAGCATAGAGGTGTTTGTGGATAATTAA